A segment of the Flavobacterium azooxidireducens genome:
TAAAAATACGATTGAAATGTATAGTTCTAGCTTACTTTCAAACGTAACTATCTCGATTGTTGATGCTTCGGGGAAAAAAGTTTTCTCTCAAAATAACATTTCAATTGAAGGAAATCATCAATTGGATGTCAATTTATCGAACGGATTTTACTTGATTAAAATTGAGTCTGCTGAAAGAAATTTTGTGCAGAAGTTGATTAAAAATTAATTTTTATGATTATATTTCTTTAAAACAGAAATAGACTCCGTCGTGTCATTTCGATTTCTATGATAAAACCAAATTTTTTTGATAAGGAATTTGGTTTTTAATTACTGCAAAAACCCGATGTATTATTTTGTTTCTAACTGCATTTCTAACGCTCATTTTATTTTTACCTTCTTCTACTTTTCGAAGATAATAATTTCTTAAGTCATTATCATTCCTAATAGCACTCATCGCTCCTAGATGCAAGACACTTTTAACTGTTTTATCAGCAAGCCTTGACACTCCGGATCTTCGCTTTATTGATGTGCCTGACTGAAAATCAAAAGGAACAACTCCGCTATAACAGGCCATTTTCCTTGGATCTGTTATAGTTGTAAACCCTTCCGTTTTTGCCAAAATAATCCACGAGAGCACTTTACCTACACCAGGAACAGACTTCATCAATTGATAATTATTTTTTAAATCTGATTCACTAGAGATAACTTCTTCTATACTTTTTTCTATGTTTTTAATTTGAATATCAATACTCTTAACAAGTTGCAAATTTAATTTCAGCAATTCCTTGTCCATATTAATTCCTTTCATCAGTTTGTAGTCATCCTGCTGGCTCGTCAATTGTTTTCTCATTTTTATTCTTGCTGCTCTTTCTGTAAGCAGTACTTTAATTTTTCTGATTGTCAAGGATGAAGGTTTCCATTGTGTAATTTCTTGATGGTTCTTCTCGATAAAATTACAAATTCGAAGTGCATCAACCTTGTCATTTTTTCCTCTTGTAAGGCCCATACTCTTCTTTAAGTGTAAGGGTGATATGATATAAACTTTAAAGTTGTGAGATTCCAAGACCTGCAACAAATTCCAATTATATTTACCCGTATTTTCCATAGCTACAATAGGATAGCTAGTAGAATAAATTTTAAAAAAACGCTTAATACTCTGTACTTTGTTTTCAATAGTAAAATAGGAAACTTTTTCATCTTTGATACAAATGTCTAAAGTCTTCTTACTGATGTCAATGCCAATAATAATGTTTTTCATAACTTTGCTTTTAACGTTAAACAAGTGATTTGAGAAATTCATCATAAGCTCAACTCCTTAATAATGGGTCTGGTTCCCTAATTTCTATTTGAGTCTTTGATGAAAAGGGAAGCTAAAGTCTTAATCGAAATATGAGTAATTAACTCTGACGCAGGAATAGTGTACTTTTGCTTCCTTTCTCAATCATAAATTTATTGATTTTTTCTAAAAACAAATCTAAAGGACGAAGGAGAAATCACATAAAGTAGGTAAACGATATGTGATTTCTCCTTCGTCGAAATGACACAAAAAGGCGAAGTATTTAAATGGTTTTTACACTTTAAACTTCAACGGCAAATGCACCACTTTCTTCGTTTCAAAAAACTCTTCCGAAAAATAATCGGCTAAATTAAATTCCGTTGCTTTTGGAAAATCTTTCAATTCTTCTGTTAAATCGCCACCTTTTAAATACAAAATACCATTTTTAAGTTCGTGGTTGTTTTGTTTTTTAATTTTGTCTTTTATCCAAGAAACAAAATCCGGCATATTTGTGACTGCTCTACTAACGATAAAATCAAAATCACCTTTGACATTTTCGGCACGCAATTGTTCTGCTTTTACATTCTTTAAACCTAACGCAGTAGCCACTTCATTAACCACTTTTATTTTTTTGGCAATTACATCAATCAAATAAAAACGAGTTTCCGGAAACAAAATCGCTAACGGAATTCCGGGAAAACCACCGCCGGTTCCCACATCCAAAACAGTCGATTTCGGTTGAAATTCCATCACTTTGGCAATTCCTAATGAATGTAAAACGTGTTTCACATACAATTCATCAATATCCTTTCGGGAAATTACGTTGATTTTGGCATTCCATTCGGGATACAATTCGCCTAATTTTTGAAACTGAACAACCTGATTTTCAGTAATGTTAGGAAAATACTTCAAAATTTCTTCCATATTGTGCTATTTTTAACAAAAGTAAACATTTTGGTGTTGAAATTTTATTGTTTGTTCAACGTTATGATTTATATTAATACTTACCTTTGAAAAAATTTTTAATTACATGAATACCACAATTCCAACATTCTCTAAAGACGACAATCTAAAGTTTTTTAGAACGCTTAATAGTCGAGTGAACAACTACTTCAAAGAAAATAACATACAAAAAACCGGAAATTGGAAACTTCACTTGAAAACAATCGTGATGTTTACTATCTTTTTAACTCCTTACTTCTTCCTTTTGGCTATGGATATGCCATTTTGGACGTATCTATTACTTAACGTCGTAATTGGTGTTGGAATGGCTGGCGTTGGAATGAACGTAATGCACGATGGAAATCACGGTTCGTATTCTAACAAACCTTGGTTGAACAAAATTATGGGTGGAAGCATTTATATTCTAGCCGGAAATGTGTACAATTGGCAAGTACAACACAATGTTTTACATCATACTTATACCAATATAGTTGGTCACGACGAAGATTTAGATGCTGGTAGAGTTATCCGTTTTTCAAAACAATCAGAATGGAGATATTTTCATAAATTTCAACATTATTACTCTGTTTTCTTATATGGTTTGTTGACATTCAATTGGGCAATCACTACCGATTTCAAACAAATGAGAGCCTATTTAAAACGTAAATTATCATATGGTGAACCTAAAAGTCCTAAAATTCTTTGGACAACATTAATCATTACTAAAGTAATTTATTTCTCAATTTGGTTAGTATTACCAATGGTTATGGGAATCACTTGGTGGAAAGTTATTCTTGGTTTTGCAGTAATGCATTATACAGCCGGTTTAATTTTAAGCATCGTTTTCCAATTAGCTCACGTTGTTGATGAAACCACAAATCCGGTTCCAAACGAAGTTGGTGAAATCGAAAATACCTGGGCAATTCACCAATTGTTCACGACTGCCAATTTTGCTCCTAAAAACTGGATAGTAAACTGGTACACCGGTGGTTTAAATCACCAAATCGAACACCATATTTTCCCTCATATCAGTCACGTTCACTACGGTAAAATTGCTGATATTGTGAGAGAAACTGCCAAAGAATGTGATCTGCCTTATCACGAATTCAAAACGATGAGAGCTGCAGTTATCGCTCACTTCAAACATTTGAAAGAGTTGGGTCAAGAACCTCAAATGGCATAAGTAGATTACTTTTTAAAATTTAAACACACAAAACACAACTACAATGAATTCGTTATCGGATAGAATTAACAATTTATCTACTTCTCAAACCTTAGCTATGGCAGCCTTGGCGAGAGAATTAAAAGCTCAAGGAAAAGATATCATCAGTTTAAGTTTAGGCGAACCTGATTTTAACACGCCCGACTTTATTAAAGAAGCGGCAAAAAAAGCAATCGACGAAAATTACAGCACTTATTCGCCTGTTGATGGTTATGCCGAATTAAAAGAAGCCATTTGCCGAAAATTCAAAAGAGATAACAATTTAGATTACAAACCGGCAAACATTGTGGTTTCCACCGGTGCAAAACAATCACTTTACAACATTGCTCAATGTATGTTGAATGATGGTGATGAAGTAATTTTACCCGCTCCATATTGGGTGAGTTATTACGAAATCATCAAAATGTCAGGTGGAATTCCGGTTGAAGTCCCAACTTCAGTAGAAAGTGATTTCAAAATCACCGCCGAACAATTAGAAAAAGCCATCACACCAAAAACCAAAATGATTTGGTACAGCTCGCCTTGCAACCCAAGCGGATCTGTTTATAGCCGTGAAGAATTTACAGCCATTGCCAAAGTGTTGGAAAAGTATCCAAACATTTATGTAGTAGCCGACGAAATCTACGAACACATCAATTTTTCTGGAACTTTTTGCAGTATTGCTTCCGTTCCGGGAATGTTTGAAAGAACCATCACTGTGAATGGTGTCGCCAAAGCATTCGCGATGACAGGATGGAGAATCGGTTACATCGGAGCACCGGAATTTATCGCAAAAGCGTGTACAAAAATGCAAGGTCAAGTCACATCCGGAGCCAATTCTATTGCTCAACGAGCAACGATTGCCGCTGTGGATGCCGACCCAAAAGTGTTGAATTACATGGTGGAAGCTTTCCATAAAAGAAGAGATTTAGTCGTAGGTTTAATCAAAGAAATTCCGGGTCTAAAAATCAACGTTCCAGAAGGTGCATTTTATGTATTTCCGGATGTATCGTCATTCTTCGGAAAAACATTACGCGGAACTTTAATCAAAGATGCAACCGATTTTTCGATGTATTTGCTTGCCGAAGCCAACGTAGCGACCGTAACCGGAGATGCCTTTGGAAACCCTGATTGCATAAGATTTTCCTACGCAACCAGCGAAGAATTACTCACCGAAGCAATGCGAAGAATCAAAGAAGTTTTAGCATAGTATCTCAAAAAACATCCGTTTATAATCAGCCATAAGTGTATATTTTTAACCACTTATGGCTGATTATTTTTTTTAACATACTAAACATTCTACATCATAATTAGCCATAAATTAATTTTTTATTATATTTGTGGCTAATTATAATTGAATGGAAGCCATTGGTAGAAATAGAGAAAAAGCAGTATTTAAGAGACTTTATGAGGAAGAAAAGTCTCATTTTGTAGCTGTTTATGGGAGAAGGAGAATTGGAAAAACTTTCATAATCAAAAACTATTTTAAAACTTTTGCATTTCAACATACAGGAATCGCAAATGTAGGAATGACAGAGCAATTAGAAGCTTTCTCAAATTCTTTACAATACTATTCATCAAAAAAAACACCTCAACCAAACAATTGGTTGGAAGCTTTTGAAATTTTGAAAAAAGTTTTAGTAGCGTCAAAAAAAGAAAAAAAAGTAATTTTTATTGATGAATTACCATGGTTAGACACGCCAAGATCAAATTTTCTTTCTGCTTTAGAACATTTTTGGAATGGCTGGGCAGCACACAGAAAAGACATATTATTGATTGTTTGTGGATCCGCCACATCTTGGATTGTTAAAAAAATATTCAATAACAAAGGCGGTTTACATAATCGAGTAACGCACAAAATCAACTTAAAACCATTCAATTTAGCAGAAACAGAAGAATTTCTTCAAAGTAAAAACATCGCATTCAATCGTTATCAACTTGTAAAGGCGTATATGGTTTTTGGTGGTGTTCCTTTTTATTTAGAAGGAATAGAAAAAGGCAAAAGTATTGATCAATGTATTGATGATTTATTATTTGATGAAAGTGGATTGTTATATCAAGAATATCAAAATCTATATCAAGCATTGTTTTCAAATCCTGAAAATTATATAAGTGTTGTAAAAGCATTAGCAACTAAAAACAAGGGTCTAACTCGTGATGAAATTGTCAAAATTGCAAAGTTCAAAACAGGCGGAACTCTAAGTGCTATTTTGAATGATTTGGAACTTTCAGATTTTATTCGAGTTTATCAACCCTTCGGAAAGAAAAAAAGAAATAGTTTATATCAATTAACTGATGCATACAGTTTATTTTACCACAACTTTTTAGAAAAAAATAAAATTAAAAAAGGATATTGGCTTCATAATATTGACAATCCTAAAGTACGTGCTTGGAGTGGATATGCCTTTGAGATAGTATGTTTACAACACATTTCAGAAATTAAAAAAGCATTGGGAATAAGTGGTGTTTACACTGAAATATCTAGTTGGATAAGCCGTACTGAAGAACAAAATGTCCAAATAGATTTAGTAATCGACAGACGCGACCAAGTAATTAACTTATTTGAAATTAAATATTCTCAGGAAGATTATTTGATTACGGCAAAATACAGTAGTGAATTACGGCAAAAAATTGGTGTTTTCAAAAGAGAGACAAAAACAAAAAAAGCTGTATTTTTATCTATGTTAACAACCTATGGTTTAAAAATTAATGAAAACAGTGGTTATGTTCAAAACGATTTGAACATGGATTGTTTATTTCAAGAATAAAAAAATGAAAAAAATCCTCCTACTCGGTTCCGGAGAACTCGGAAAAGAATTTGTCATCGCTGCACAACGAATTGGCCAAACCGTCATTGCTGTCGATAGTTATGAAAATGCTCCTGCGATGCAAGTGGCTCACAGTTTTGAAATCATCAATATGTTAGACGGTGCCGAACTCGATCGAATTGTAGCCAAACACCAACCCGATTTCATTGTTCCCGAAATTGAAGCCATTAGAACAGAACGTTTTTATGACTACGAAAAACAAGGCATAACCGTTGTTCCATCTGCGAAAGCAGCAAATTTTACTATGAATCGAAAAGCCATTCGTGATTTGGCTGCGAATGATTTAGGCTTACGAACAGCAAATTATCGTTACGCCACTTCAGCAGAAGAATTAGAAAAAGCGGTTTCAGAAGTCGGCATTCCGTGTGTGGTTAAGCCATTAATGAGTTCATCCGGAAAAGGTCAATCGACTATCAAATCAAACGAAGATATTGCCAAAGCTTGGAATTATGCCGTGGAAGGTTCTCGTGGTGATGTAGTAGAAGTAATCGTGGAAGCGTTTGTCAATTTTAATTCCGAAATCACCTTATTAACCGTAACGCAAAACAATAATTTACCCACTTTATTTTGTGCACCAATTGGTCACCGACAAGAACGAGGCGATTATCAAGAAAGTTGGCAACCGGCAAACGTTTCTGAAAAAGACATTTTGGAAGCTCAAGAAATGGCTCGCAAGGTGACTGAAGCATTAGGTGGAGCCGGGTTATTTGGAGTCGAATTTTTCTTGACAAATGAAGGCGTTTATTTTTCAGAACTATCGCCCAGACCACACGATACCGGAATGGTTACCTTAGCCGGAACGCAAAATTTTAATGAGTTTGAATTGCATTTACGAGCAATTTTGAGTTTACCAATTGCGGAAATTACGTTAGAAAAAGCAGGAGCAAGTGCGGTTATTTTAGCTACTGAAAATTCAAATCATCCTACTTATTCCGGAATTGAAAAAATTGCCGCTTTACCAAAAACAGATTTCAGAATTTTTGGGAAACCTACTTCACGACCTTATCGCAGAATGGGTGTTGCTTTGGTAAATGATTCGTTAGAAACTCAGATGGAAGATATTGTAGAAAATGCAAAAACAGCCGCTAAAATGGTTTCTGTTCATTCATAAATCAACATAAATTCTCATTTTAACATCCATCAAAAGCTTAACTTTCTTATCACTTTTGCAGGATTTCCAACGGCTAATGAATTATCGGGAATATCTTTTGTAACAACCGAACCGGCACCGATTGTACAACCATTCCCGATTGTAACACCCGGACAAATCACTGTATTTCCGCCTATCCAACAATCATTGCCAATTGAAACTGGTTTTGAAAACTCAACCGTTCGTCGTTCAATTGGATTTAGAGGATGTGTTGCTGTGTAAACATGAACGTTTGGACCAAAGAAAACATTGTTACCAATCGTTATTTTCATCGTGTCTAAAACGACACAATTGACATTGAAATACACATTTTCTCCTGCATGAATATTATAACCATAATCACAGTGAAATGGTGGTTCAACATACAGTCTTTTATGAGCGTTTGGCATCAGTTGATGAAGAATATTTCTTGCATTTCCATTCATTACATATTCGGTCACATTTAATTTATGTAATAACTTTTTGGCACGTAATCGTTCTGCAACTAAAATTTTATCATTTGCAAAATAAATTTCGCCGGCTAACATTTTATCTTTTTCGGTTTTCATTCTTTAAATTTCAATCTTTCAAAGATACCATTTCTATAAAATTAAAATTGTATTTTTGACTTAATGAAATCCATTCTTCAAAACATTTCTAAACACATTTCCTTAACTATAGACGAGGAACAACTGTTTTTATCAAAAATCGAAGTTCAACACTTCAAAGCAAAAACCATTTTGCACAATGCCGGAGAAATTTGCAAACATTCTTATTTTGTCAATTCGGGATTGCTGAGAAGTTTCAATATTAATGACAATATTGTGGAGCACGTGCTACATTTTGCCTGCGAAGGTTGGTGGATTGGCGATATGTACAGCTTACTTTCTCAAAAACCGGGCAATTTATTTATTGAAGTTTTAGAAGATTCGGAAGTGGTTTTGTTATCCAAAGAAAACCAAGAACAATTGTATTTTGAAATTCCGAAACTCGAACGCTTTTTCAGAATTTTAACCGAAAACTCCTTGGTTGCTCATCAAGAACGCTTGATGGATAATTTAAGTTTGCCTGCTGAAGATCGTTTTGAAAAATTCTGCAAAAAATACCCCACACTCATTCAAAAAGTACCTCAAAAACAGATTGCTTCTTATATAGGTGTAACTCCTGAGTTTTTTAGTAAGATGAAAAGTCGGATGTTGAGGAAGTAGTTTTCGGTTGTCTGTTATCCGTTGTCTGTTCTCTGTTGCCTGTTGTCGGTTGTCTGTTGTCTGTTCTCTGTTCTCTGATAACTGTACGTCCCTGATATAGGTTGACCACAAAAGTCAACTTATATGAAAGCAAATTTGAGAAAAATTAAGAAGTATCGATTTTATTCTACCGAGTTTAAACAGGAAATAGTTTCGTTATATGAAAGCGGAATTTACAGTGTTTATCAATTAGAAAAATTATATGGTATCTGTAATAAATCTATTTATCAATGGATTTATAAATTTTCTACCTTTAACAAAAAAGGAATACGGGTTGTTGAGATGAAAGAAAGTAACACTCAAAAGCTAAAAGAGCTAGAGCAGAAAATTAAAAGTTTGGAGCAAATAGTTGGTCAGAAGCAAATTCAGATTGAGTATTTGGAAAAGATGATTGATATTGCCAAAGATGAGCTAAATATTGACATTAAAAAAAACTCAAGCACCCTACAATCCAATGGTTTAGAGAGAACAAAGAAAAAGTAAGTTTCTCTTTAAATAGTCTGTACAAGGTTGTTACTATATCTAAACAAGCTGTGAATAAATATTGTAAAGAACAAAAATTATTCACCGAAAAAGTAGAGAAATTAGTAATCGAAGCTCAAGAATTAAGGAAAGAGCATCCGGGTTGTGGGGTTGAAAAAATGTATTACGTACTTCGACCAGAGTTTTTAGGAAGAGATAGGTTTATAGATATTATGATGGATTTAGGATTTAGAGTTCAGTATAAAAAGAATTACAAACGGACAACTTATTCCATTGCAAATCAATATCCAAATTTAATAAAAGGATATTTGGTTAATAAACCGTCAACAATATGGCAATCAGATATTACCTATATCGCTTTGGGGGAAAGATTTTATTATGCTGTTTTTATTGTTGATGTATATACAAAGTTGATTGTTGGTCACAGAATATCTAACCATATGAGAGGAACAGCAAACCTTGAAGCGTTAGAAATAGCTTTGAAAGAGTATGATGCTCCAAAAATTCATCACTCCGATAGGGGAAGTCAATATTTATATCATGAGTATATAAATCTATTAAAGTCAAGGGGTTCAAGAGTCAGTATGGCAATTTCTGCTCAAGATAATGCTTATGCTGAAAGGATAAACAGAACAATTAAAGAAGAATATTTGGATTATTGGAAGCCAAAAACATTTGAGGAATTACAAAGAAATATAAGCAAAGCAGTTTGGCATTATAATGAAAAGAGGATTCATAAAAATTTAAACAAAATGACACCGAGAGAGTTTTATGAAAATTGTTTCAAAAAGAATTATAAAAATCCAATTATTGAAATCTATGACAATGGTTCGGGATAAAAATCATAAAAGTTATTTCCAAAATTTTTTTAGCCAGTTAAAAGGGCTAAAAATTTCAGAATAACTTTTATTTTTGATCAGTGATAAATTTAAACATTAGTATTAAAAACCGGTCAACCTTATTTAGGGATTTACAAACCGACAACGGACAACCGACAACTTTCTTAATCTACATTAAGTGCTAAACCCTTCTTATGGTTGTAAATTTGTACTATAAATAACAACAAATCTATTAGTTATGAAAAATACAATTTTACACAAAGCCAATGAAAGAGGTCATGCCGATCATGGATGGTTGAATGCTTACCACAGTTTTAGTTTTGCCAATTGGTATAATCCGGATAAAGTTCAATTTGGTGTTTTGAGAGTGTTGAATGATGATACTGTTGCCGGTGGAATGGGATTTGGAGCTCATCCACACGATAATATGGAGATTATAACAATTCCTTTGGAAGGCGATTTGGCTCACAAAGACAGTATGGGAAACACTGAAACCATTAAGTTTGGCGATGTTCAAGTGATGAGTGCAGGAACCGGAATCAGACACAGTGAGTTTAATCCGAATGCGGATAAAAGAACAAAATTGTTGCAAATTTGGTTGTTTCCAAATAAGCAAAATGTGGAACCTCGTTACCAACAAATTACGTTGGACGTAAACGACCGACAAAACAAATTACAACAAATTTTATCGCCAAATCCGGAAGATGCCGGTGTGTGGATTCACCAAGATGCTTGGTTTCATTTAGGTAAATTTGAAAAAGGATTGACTGAAAATTACACTATAAAAAGAGAGGGAAATGGTGTTTATGCATTTGTGATTTCGGGAAGTGTAACAATTAACGGTCAGACTTTAGAAACCCGCGATGCGTTAGGTGTCTGGGATACTGAAAAGTTAGAAATTACTTCTACTTCGGATGCAGAAATTTTGTTGATGGATGTTCCGATGGAGTAAATAATTGATTGATTGATTTTTTAGACCTGGCTTTTTTTTAAGAATTGTCAGGTCTTTTCTTTTAGTATTTATAAACAAAATCAAAACATAATTAGTTAATTAATTCAATAAACAAGCGAATTTACTTATAATTATTTCATAATTTAACTTTTTTTTGTTAGGTTTACCCTGAAAACTAAATCAATAATCTTAAACAATTTTACATGAACAATTTTACATTTGAAACAACTCAAGTCAAGCAGATGTTGAGTAAATCGATTTTGGCACTTGCTCTACTCTCTTCTAGTATTACTTTTGCTCAACAGGTTGAATCTCCATTAAAATCGATGAAAGGAGAAGAAATAATTTCAAAACGTGATTTATTTGCTAACCATTATTTAAATGAAAACGGAACTTTTTCAGCAGCAATAGGCACATCACCTATTAACTATAGAAAAGACGGTAGTTTTCATCCCATTAACACATCAATTAAAAATAGTAATAACACGAATTATCCTTATGCCAATACTGAAAATTTGATGGAATCTCATTTTGGAGCAACTTCTGCTCATGGAATTCAAAATAAGATTGAAGGAAAAACAGTCTCTGAATTTTTAAATACAAAAATGCATTGGGAAGTTAATGGTCAGCTTACAGCAACTGTTGATCAATCGAACTCAACAATTGTTGTAAACAATAACAAAGCAAGCTATAATAACATTTTTGGAGAAATTGATGCCGAATTCAAAATCACAAATGGCAAAAGAAAATTAAACTTCATCATCCCATCACAAAATGCAATTGCAAATGCTCCTGTTGGTGCAGATTATTTAGTTTTTTCGGAAGAAATTTTACTTCCAGAAACATGGAAACATATTTCAACAGAAAAAGGTATCTATATATTTGACGAAAAAAACAATGCTGTTTTATTATATGAATCTCCCTATTCTGTTGATGGAGGGAAAAGAAAATTACGTGAAAAAAATACATTTATTGACGTATTTGCAAGCGGAAACCGATTAACTATTTTAACAAAAGTAAAAACAAGTTGGTTATTAAGCCAAGCCAGAACATTTCCAATATTAGTTGATCCAACCGTAACAACTTATCCAGATGAAGTTGAAATGCACACCGGATGTGTTTATTCTTCTGATGGATATAAAGTTGATAGTTTTATTAGCTTTGGAAGAGATGAAGATTTTTTAGGGCAAGAAGATTTTTTAAGAGGATGGGCGAGATTTAACACCACTTCAATTCCTGATGATGCTACCATTGATGCCGGAACAACTATTCATTTTTATATTGAAGATGGCAGTCCTGATTACAGCCCAGCTAACGGACATTCAATGGTAATTTCTCAAATACCTTCTACTATAAATCCGGTAACTGCAAACGGAACAACGCTTTATAACACCATTAATCAAAACGGATATTCTCCGGTAATTACTGCACCATTAAACACAATTGGTTGGAAAAATCATACTATTACAGCAAATCAAATAGCCATAGACATTCAAAATCAATTAGCCCAAAATTATTTTTCGGTTGGATTTATGCCACAAGGAGACTTTTTTGAAGGTGAATATTTAATTGCCTCTGGTTGGGATACAGATGAAAAACCGTATTTAGTTATTAATTATACTGAAAGCACTATGAGCGTTGGTGATGCTTCAAAAGGCATTGGATTATATCCAAATCCGGTTCAATCAGAATTATTTGTTAAGTCGGATTATAATGTTGAATCTATTGAAGTTATCTCTATGCTAGGGCAATCTGTAGCAAAATCAAACGGAACAAACAGCATAGTTGTTTCTTCGTTAGCAAACGGAATTTATGCTGTTCAAATTACTTTAGATAATGGATCAGTTGTTAATCAAAAATTTGTGAAGAATTAAGCGGAAAGTTTTAAGATAAAAAAAGAGGAGTTGTTTAGACAGCTCCTCTTTTTGTTTTTGTTAAAGATGATTTATTTTTTACTTTCTATTTCCTTTTTGGATTGATTTAATTTTTTAATTGGGTTTGTTCTATCACTTCCTTTATCTTCTATTAAAGGTATTGTAGTTGGTTCTGCATCAATATTCATATATCTTGCAGAATAGTTTAATTCTGATTGACTTCCGTCTTCTTTAGTTATTTTAACAGATGCTCTTGTGGCAACTAAAGAATATGAAAATTCTACATTTGAATTTCCGTTAGCTAATTCAATTACATCAAATCCTTTTGCGGATT
Coding sequences within it:
- a CDS encoding IS110 family RNA-guided transposase; amino-acid sequence: MKNIIIGIDISKKTLDICIKDEKVSYFTIENKVQSIKRFFKIYSTSYPIVAMENTGKYNWNLLQVLESHNFKVYIISPLHLKKSMGLTRGKNDKVDALRICNFIEKNHQEITQWKPSSLTIRKIKVLLTERAARIKMRKQLTSQQDDYKLMKGINMDKELLKLNLQLVKSIDIQIKNIEKSIEEVISSESDLKNNYQLMKSVPGVGKVLSWIILAKTEGFTTITDPRKMACYSGVVPFDFQSGTSIKRRSGVSRLADKTVKSVLHLGAMSAIRNDNDLRNYYLRKVEEGKNKMSVRNAVRNKIIHRVFAVIKNQIPYQKNLVLS
- the rsmG gene encoding 16S rRNA (guanine(527)-N(7))-methyltransferase RsmG, which gives rise to MEEILKYFPNITENQVVQFQKLGELYPEWNAKINVISRKDIDELYVKHVLHSLGIAKVMEFQPKSTVLDVGTGGGFPGIPLAILFPETRFYLIDVIAKKIKVVNEVATALGLKNVKAEQLRAENVKGDFDFIVSRAVTNMPDFVSWIKDKIKKQNNHELKNGILYLKGGDLTEELKDFPKATEFNLADYFSEEFFETKKVVHLPLKFKV
- a CDS encoding fatty acid desaturase family protein → MNTTIPTFSKDDNLKFFRTLNSRVNNYFKENNIQKTGNWKLHLKTIVMFTIFLTPYFFLLAMDMPFWTYLLLNVVIGVGMAGVGMNVMHDGNHGSYSNKPWLNKIMGGSIYILAGNVYNWQVQHNVLHHTYTNIVGHDEDLDAGRVIRFSKQSEWRYFHKFQHYYSVFLYGLLTFNWAITTDFKQMRAYLKRKLSYGEPKSPKILWTTLIITKVIYFSIWLVLPMVMGITWWKVILGFAVMHYTAGLILSIVFQLAHVVDETTNPVPNEVGEIENTWAIHQLFTTANFAPKNWIVNWYTGGLNHQIEHHIFPHISHVHYGKIADIVRETAKECDLPYHEFKTMRAAVIAHFKHLKELGQEPQMA
- a CDS encoding pyridoxal phosphate-dependent aminotransferase — translated: MNSLSDRINNLSTSQTLAMAALARELKAQGKDIISLSLGEPDFNTPDFIKEAAKKAIDENYSTYSPVDGYAELKEAICRKFKRDNNLDYKPANIVVSTGAKQSLYNIAQCMLNDGDEVILPAPYWVSYYEIIKMSGGIPVEVPTSVESDFKITAEQLEKAITPKTKMIWYSSPCNPSGSVYSREEFTAIAKVLEKYPNIYVVADEIYEHINFSGTFCSIASVPGMFERTITVNGVAKAFAMTGWRIGYIGAPEFIAKACTKMQGQVTSGANSIAQRATIAAVDADPKVLNYMVEAFHKRRDLVVGLIKEIPGLKINVPEGAFYVFPDVSSFFGKTLRGTLIKDATDFSMYLLAEANVATVTGDAFGNPDCIRFSYATSEELLTEAMRRIKEVLA
- a CDS encoding AAA family ATPase produces the protein MEAIGRNREKAVFKRLYEEEKSHFVAVYGRRRIGKTFIIKNYFKTFAFQHTGIANVGMTEQLEAFSNSLQYYSSKKTPQPNNWLEAFEILKKVLVASKKEKKVIFIDELPWLDTPRSNFLSALEHFWNGWAAHRKDILLIVCGSATSWIVKKIFNNKGGLHNRVTHKINLKPFNLAETEEFLQSKNIAFNRYQLVKAYMVFGGVPFYLEGIEKGKSIDQCIDDLLFDESGLLYQEYQNLYQALFSNPENYISVVKALATKNKGLTRDEIVKIAKFKTGGTLSAILNDLELSDFIRVYQPFGKKKRNSLYQLTDAYSLFYHNFLEKNKIKKGYWLHNIDNPKVRAWSGYAFEIVCLQHISEIKKALGISGVYTEISSWISRTEEQNVQIDLVIDRRDQVINLFEIKYSQEDYLITAKYSSELRQKIGVFKRETKTKKAVFLSMLTTYGLKINENSGYVQNDLNMDCLFQE
- the purT gene encoding formate-dependent phosphoribosylglycinamide formyltransferase — its product is MKKILLLGSGELGKEFVIAAQRIGQTVIAVDSYENAPAMQVAHSFEIINMLDGAELDRIVAKHQPDFIVPEIEAIRTERFYDYEKQGITVVPSAKAANFTMNRKAIRDLAANDLGLRTANYRYATSAEELEKAVSEVGIPCVVKPLMSSSGKGQSTIKSNEDIAKAWNYAVEGSRGDVVEVIVEAFVNFNSEITLLTVTQNNNLPTLFCAPIGHRQERGDYQESWQPANVSEKDILEAQEMARKVTEALGGAGLFGVEFFLTNEGVYFSELSPRPHDTGMVTLAGTQNFNEFELHLRAILSLPIAEITLEKAGASAVILATENSNHPTYSGIEKIAALPKTDFRIFGKPTSRPYRRMGVALVNDSLETQMEDIVENAKTAAKMVSVHS
- a CDS encoding sugar O-acetyltransferase produces the protein MKTEKDKMLAGEIYFANDKILVAERLRAKKLLHKLNVTEYVMNGNARNILHQLMPNAHKRLYVEPPFHCDYGYNIHAGENVYFNVNCVVLDTMKITIGNNVFFGPNVHVYTATHPLNPIERRTVEFSKPVSIGNDCWIGGNTVICPGVTIGNGCTIGAGSVVTKDIPDNSLAVGNPAKVIRKLSF